A part of Pseudoalteromonas arctica A 37-1-2 genomic DNA contains:
- a CDS encoding alkaline phosphatase family protein, with product MKTIIKVILFSLSVLASNFATAAQNVVLVTLDGVRWQEVFNGADNSLINNTDFVKKPEQLKRQFWAKTANERQQLLMPFLTQVVAKQGVIIGDRANGSTMSVSNPWYFSYPGYNEILTGEVDENINSNNKVLNPNKTILERLDKLPEFKDSTALFGSWDVFPYIVNTKRSNVYVNAGFMSIEENLFTDAPLLNALQNEIPSPWYNVRLDSFTYRFAKAYMLAKKPKLLVISLGETDDFAHDGHYDQYLKSARQSDAFIKDLWATIQTTAGYKNNTTLIITTDHGRGNNANDWQHHSSKRALAELELGENTYPEGIVGSEHIWLAAIGSAIKGRGLIKTENELKQVQIAATVLKALGQNPNEINSNMAPAISEILK from the coding sequence ATGAAAACAATTATAAAAGTAATACTATTTAGCTTAAGTGTATTAGCGAGTAACTTTGCAACAGCAGCGCAAAATGTAGTGCTGGTAACGCTTGATGGAGTACGCTGGCAAGAAGTATTTAATGGGGCTGATAATAGCTTAATTAATAATACTGATTTTGTTAAAAAGCCTGAGCAATTAAAGAGACAATTTTGGGCAAAAACTGCAAATGAGCGCCAGCAATTACTAATGCCTTTTTTAACGCAAGTAGTGGCTAAACAAGGCGTAATTATTGGCGATAGAGCTAACGGCTCTACTATGTCGGTAAGTAACCCGTGGTATTTTTCATACCCTGGTTACAACGAAATACTCACCGGTGAAGTTGACGAAAATATAAATAGTAACAACAAAGTGCTCAACCCAAATAAAACTATTTTAGAGCGTTTAGATAAGTTACCTGAGTTTAAAGATAGCACTGCCTTATTTGGCAGTTGGGATGTATTCCCATACATTGTAAATACTAAGCGCAGTAACGTGTATGTAAATGCAGGTTTTATGTCAATTGAAGAGAATTTATTCACCGATGCGCCGCTGTTAAATGCGCTACAAAATGAAATTCCCAGTCCTTGGTATAACGTACGACTAGATAGTTTTACATATCGCTTTGCTAAAGCGTATATGTTGGCTAAAAAGCCTAAGTTGTTAGTGATAAGTTTAGGCGAAACCGATGACTTTGCGCATGATGGTCATTATGATCAATACCTTAAATCGGCAAGGCAAAGTGACGCTTTTATAAAAGACTTATGGGCAACTATTCAAACTACAGCGGGTTATAAAAATAACACCACACTAATTATTACTACTGATCACGGCCGTGGCAATAATGCCAATGATTGGCAACATCACAGCTCTAAACGTGCACTTGCTGAGCTAGAGTTAGGTGAAAATACCTACCCAGAAGGAATTGTCGGCTCTGAACATATTTGGCTTGCAGCCATCGGCTCCGCAATAAAAGGACGGGGCTTAATTAAAACTGAAA